One stretch of Comamonas testosteroni DNA includes these proteins:
- a CDS encoding metal/formaldehyde-sensitive transcriptional repressor: MSHTVSNQKPLLARIRRIKGQTQALELALEEGRDCAVVLQQLAAVRGAVNGLMLELLEGHVREHLGAEATTAEQREQDLELVVKVLRSYVK; this comes from the coding sequence ATGTCGCATACCGTTTCGAATCAAAAACCATTGCTCGCGCGCATTCGCCGCATCAAGGGGCAGACGCAGGCACTGGAGCTGGCTCTGGAAGAGGGGCGGGACTGTGCCGTGGTGCTGCAGCAACTGGCGGCTGTGCGCGGGGCTGTCAATGGCTTGATGCTGGAGTTGCTTGAAGGCCATGTGCGCGAGCACCTGGGTGCCGAAGCGACAACGGCCGAGCAGCGTGAGCAGGACCTGGAACTGGTCGTGAAGGTGCTGCGTTCCTACGTCAAATAA
- the dmeF gene encoding CDF family Co(II)/Ni(II) efflux transporter DmeF yields the protein MTSYTATPFTRQHSHSFDQGNLLGEKNAKQAMLLTLAMMMLEITAGYYFNSMALLADGWHMSSHALALGLSVSAYAAARKLANDRRFSFGTWKIEILAGYTSAICLLLVAGLMAFESIQRLLSPAAIHYQQAIGVATLGLLVNLACAWLLKNGHHHHHGHEPHHEHDHAHGDLNLRSAYLHVIADAATSVMAIAALLGGMLLGFAWLDSIMGLVGSVMVAMWALGLLRDSSRVLLDAEMDAPVVEEVREAVAQGPQPVNITDLHVWRVGKNHYACIIAVEGAATVTPDYIRQLLSVHEELTHVSVEVNRTEQA from the coding sequence ATGACCTCATACACCGCCACCCCATTTACCCGACAGCACTCCCATAGCTTTGACCAAGGCAATCTGCTAGGTGAAAAAAATGCCAAGCAGGCCATGTTGCTGACGCTTGCCATGATGATGTTGGAAATCACCGCCGGCTATTACTTCAACTCCATGGCCCTGCTGGCCGATGGCTGGCATATGAGTTCCCACGCGCTGGCGCTGGGCCTGTCCGTCAGCGCCTATGCCGCTGCGCGCAAACTGGCCAATGACAGACGTTTCAGCTTCGGTACCTGGAAGATAGAAATCCTGGCGGGCTACACCAGCGCCATCTGCCTGTTGCTGGTTGCCGGCCTGATGGCTTTTGAATCCATACAACGCCTGCTCTCGCCTGCCGCCATTCACTATCAGCAAGCCATAGGTGTGGCAACTCTTGGCCTGCTGGTCAACCTGGCCTGTGCCTGGCTGCTCAAGAACGGGCACCACCATCACCACGGCCATGAGCCTCACCACGAGCACGACCATGCACATGGCGACCTGAACCTGCGCTCCGCCTATCTGCACGTGATTGCAGATGCGGCCACATCGGTCATGGCCATCGCAGCGTTGCTGGGCGGCATGCTCCTGGGCTTTGCCTGGCTGGATTCGATCATGGGTCTGGTCGGCTCCGTGATGGTGGCCATGTGGGCCTTAGGCCTGCTGCGCGATAGCAGCCGCGTGCTGCTCGATGCCGAAATGGATGCTCCCGTCGTGGAAGAAGTGCGTGAAGCTGTTGCACAGGGTCCGCAACCCGTCAACATCACAGACCTGCATGTCTGGCGCGTGGGCAAAAACCACTATGCCTGCATCATCGCAGTCGAGGGCGCTGCCACGGTCACACCGGACTACATCCGCCAGTTGCTGTCGGTACACGAAGAACTCACCCACGTCTCCGTCGAAGTCAACCGCACAGAGCAGGCATAA
- a CDS encoding YdeI/OmpD-associated family protein — translation MPTVKSIVPLELAPTLFKSAKAFEAWLKKNHAASEGLWLKIAKRGANEPSVTYPEAVEIALCWGWIDGQKKSLDDQHYLQRFTPRRARSVWSRINVNKVQALIEAGRMQAPGQAQIEAAKADGRWARAYDSARTSTVPEDLLAALEAEPAAKAFFASINASNRYAILWRIQTAARAETRARRIAQLVEMLARGETIHLFTPRAKA, via the coding sequence ATGCCTACCGTCAAATCCATCGTCCCGCTCGAACTTGCTCCAACGCTGTTCAAAAGCGCCAAAGCCTTCGAGGCCTGGCTGAAGAAGAATCACGCTGCTTCCGAAGGCCTCTGGCTCAAGATCGCCAAGCGAGGCGCCAACGAGCCCAGTGTCACCTACCCCGAAGCGGTGGAGATTGCGCTGTGCTGGGGCTGGATCGATGGACAGAAGAAAAGTCTTGACGACCAGCACTATCTTCAGCGCTTCACGCCGAGGCGCGCGCGCAGCGTCTGGTCAAGAATCAATGTCAACAAGGTACAGGCACTCATTGAAGCGGGCCGGATGCAGGCCCCGGGTCAGGCTCAGATAGAGGCAGCCAAGGCTGACGGGCGCTGGGCGCGGGCCTATGACAGTGCGCGTACGTCCACTGTGCCTGAGGATCTGCTGGCTGCACTGGAAGCCGAGCCGGCGGCCAAGGCCTTCTTTGCAAGCATCAACGCTTCCAATCGCTACGCGATACTTTGGCGTATCCAGACGGCCGCGAGAGCCGAGACACGTGCCAGGCGCATCGCTCAGTTGGTGGAGATGCTTGCCCGCGGCGAAACCATCCATCTCTTCACGCCCCGTGCCAAGGCTTGA
- the chrA gene encoding chromate efflux transporter — translation MDTVLPRPTDPVAPASLSLSEALRFWLKLGFISFGGPAGQIALMHEELVDRRRWISEKRFLHALNYCMLLPGPEAQQLATYLGWLLHRTWGGIFAGVLFVLPSLFIIIALAWLYMAHGDMPVIAGIFYGIKPAVTALVAQAAYRVGSRSLKSRWHWGIAAAAFLAIFAFNVPFPLIVIAAAVIGFIGGKLRPEAFGGSSHEKGKASQPLGAALIDDDTPTPPHAQFSWRGFWMVSLVCLTLWGSVMGVLATAFGLKSPLVQMGWFFTKAALMTFGGAYAVLPYVYQGAVENFHWLTATQMIDGLALGETTPGPLIMVVSFVAFVGGWTKAIFGADSLLLAGVVAAVIVTFFTFLPSFFFIFLGGPFIESTHGKLKFTAPLAGITAAVVGVILNLAVFFAYHVIWPQGFAGHIEWPSIVIGLAAGIALLRFKINVIYVIVAAGLTGLLAQLW, via the coding sequence ATGGACACCGTTTTACCCAGGCCTACCGATCCGGTTGCGCCGGCCTCTCTTTCGCTCTCAGAAGCGCTGCGTTTCTGGCTGAAGCTTGGATTCATCAGCTTTGGTGGTCCCGCAGGTCAGATTGCACTCATGCATGAGGAGCTTGTAGACCGCCGCCGATGGATTTCCGAGAAGCGATTTCTCCACGCCCTTAACTACTGCATGTTGCTGCCCGGGCCAGAGGCTCAGCAGCTTGCAACCTATCTGGGGTGGCTGCTGCACCGGACATGGGGCGGAATTTTTGCAGGGGTTCTTTTTGTCCTGCCATCGCTGTTCATCATCATTGCTCTGGCCTGGCTGTATATGGCCCACGGCGACATGCCGGTCATTGCGGGCATTTTCTATGGCATCAAGCCCGCTGTAACGGCGCTTGTGGCACAGGCAGCCTACCGAGTGGGTTCGAGGTCGCTGAAGAGCCGCTGGCATTGGGGAATTGCAGCTGCTGCGTTTCTCGCCATTTTTGCGTTCAATGTTCCGTTTCCGCTCATCGTCATTGCGGCTGCAGTCATCGGTTTCATCGGTGGCAAATTGCGACCTGAAGCCTTTGGTGGTTCCAGCCATGAAAAAGGCAAGGCGAGTCAGCCACTCGGGGCTGCATTGATCGATGACGACACTCCAACTCCGCCGCATGCACAATTTTCCTGGCGAGGATTCTGGATGGTGTCGCTGGTCTGCCTGACGCTTTGGGGCAGCGTTATGGGCGTGCTCGCCACGGCGTTTGGCCTAAAGTCACCCTTGGTACAAATGGGGTGGTTCTTCACCAAGGCCGCGCTGATGACTTTTGGTGGCGCGTATGCGGTGCTCCCCTATGTTTACCAGGGCGCAGTGGAGAACTTTCATTGGTTGACTGCAACACAAATGATCGATGGCCTGGCTTTGGGGGAGACCACTCCGGGCCCTCTCATCATGGTGGTGTCCTTTGTGGCCTTTGTGGGCGGCTGGACAAAAGCAATCTTCGGTGCGGATTCGCTGCTGCTCGCAGGAGTCGTCGCAGCAGTGATAGTGACCTTCTTCACTTTTCTGCCATCGTTCTTCTTCATTTTCCTGGGCGGCCCCTTTATCGAGTCCACCCATGGCAAGCTGAAATTCACTGCGCCATTGGCCGGGATCACCGCTGCGGTCGTGGGTGTCATCCTGAATCTGGCGGTTTTCTTTGCCTACCATGTCATTTGGCCCCAAGGCTTCGCAGGACACATAGAGTGGCCGTCGATTGTCATTGGGCTGGCAGCAGGCATCGCGTTGCTCCGCTTCAAGATCAATGTCATCTACGTCATTGTGGCGGCAGGACTGACAGGATTGCTTGCGCAGTTGTGGTGA
- a CDS encoding MliC family protein, translating to MKVIGLAMFAAIAVSACSSAPSQDADREVAFTCANGESISVRFSPANNKAVLIRGGQGVELPQQPSGSGFVYSNGPNTIRGKGLDLTVEIGRMVPIQCRARQGAL from the coding sequence ATGAAAGTCATCGGGCTTGCCATGTTCGCAGCAATCGCCGTCAGTGCCTGCAGCTCTGCACCGTCTCAAGATGCAGACCGAGAAGTTGCCTTCACCTGTGCAAACGGAGAATCCATTTCGGTGCGTTTCTCGCCTGCCAACAACAAGGCAGTCTTGATACGCGGCGGTCAAGGCGTAGAGCTTCCACAGCAGCCAAGCGGCTCCGGATTCGTTTACAGCAACGGGCCCAATACCATCCGAGGAAAAGGACTGGATCTGACGGTCGAGATCGGCCGCATGGTGCCGATCCAATGCAGGGCCCGGCAAGGGGCCCTCTGA
- a CDS encoding sensor domain-containing diguanylate cyclase, producing the protein MKNSLAEGLDFEDMFNLAPVSLWMEDYSGLRQIFDQWRAQGVSDLLSFLKEDPERLKLCSQSYKVLRVNQYTLDLFKAADEETLKSRLNEVFRGDMLDSIMSELVALWEGALNFETRSVNYALDGRRLDVQVRARVLPGYEKSWSRVLVSLEDVTTEVQSTVKLQRSEQYSRDLFEYSPVSLWVEDFSVVKRLMDDVRARGITDFRTFLKVHPEFVTRCMQEIQVLDVNRQTLQMFGAESKQQLLQNLSKVFRGEMYDSFAEQLIDLWEGKLVQQREVVNYGLAGDVLHIHMEFAIMSSHAEKWGLVLLSLVDITARKKAEAYLEYLGKHDVLTQLRNRAFYTEELNRLSRKGPWPLSMLAIDMNGLKVVNDEHGHTAGDAMLRRMGEVLSKAVDAPACAARIGGDEFVVLLPGTDERGAVALQERILSLLELNNQFYPGHSIQVSMGHACGQEGTPIEAIVQGADKAMYAEKARLYRDKERDRRVSSA; encoded by the coding sequence GTGAAAAATTCGCTCGCAGAAGGTCTGGACTTCGAGGATATGTTCAACCTGGCCCCGGTATCGCTCTGGATGGAGGATTACAGCGGCCTGAGACAGATTTTCGATCAATGGCGGGCGCAGGGCGTGAGCGATCTGCTCAGTTTTCTCAAAGAAGATCCGGAGCGGCTCAAGCTTTGCAGTCAGTCCTACAAGGTGCTGCGGGTCAATCAATACACGCTTGACCTGTTCAAGGCCGCAGATGAGGAAACCCTGAAGAGCAGGCTCAACGAGGTCTTTCGCGGCGACATGCTCGACAGCATCATGAGCGAACTGGTCGCTCTCTGGGAAGGTGCGCTCAATTTCGAGACCCGTTCGGTCAACTATGCCCTGGATGGAAGGCGGCTTGATGTGCAGGTGAGGGCGCGTGTGCTGCCGGGCTACGAGAAAAGCTGGAGCCGGGTGCTGGTCTCCCTGGAGGATGTGACGACGGAGGTGCAGAGCACGGTGAAGCTTCAGCGCAGCGAGCAATACTCCAGAGACCTGTTCGAGTACTCGCCGGTGTCGCTGTGGGTCGAGGACTTCAGCGTGGTCAAGCGCCTGATGGACGATGTGAGAGCGCGCGGAATCACCGATTTCCGGACTTTTCTGAAAGTGCATCCGGAATTCGTGACCCGCTGCATGCAGGAAATCCAGGTGCTCGATGTCAATCGCCAGACGCTGCAGATGTTCGGTGCCGAGAGCAAGCAGCAACTGCTGCAGAATCTGTCCAAGGTTTTCAGGGGCGAAATGTATGATTCGTTTGCCGAGCAGCTGATAGACCTTTGGGAAGGTAAGCTGGTGCAGCAGCGGGAGGTGGTGAACTACGGGCTGGCCGGCGATGTGCTCCATATTCATATGGAGTTCGCCATCATGAGCAGCCATGCGGAAAAATGGGGCTTGGTGCTGCTGTCACTCGTGGATATCACCGCTCGCAAGAAGGCTGAGGCTTATCTTGAATACCTGGGCAAGCATGATGTGTTGACCCAGTTGCGCAACCGCGCTTTCTATACCGAAGAGCTGAACAGACTGTCGCGCAAAGGGCCCTGGCCCTTGTCCATGCTTGCCATAGATATGAATGGACTCAAGGTCGTCAACGACGAGCATGGCCATACTGCAGGCGATGCCATGCTGAGGCGTATGGGGGAAGTTCTCTCCAAGGCGGTGGATGCGCCGGCTTGCGCCGCCCGCATCGGCGGCGATGAGTTTGTCGTCCTTTTGCCGGGAACCGATGAGCGCGGTGCCGTGGCATTGCAGGAGCGCATCTTGTCATTGCTGGAGCTGAACAATCAGTTCTATCCGGGTCACAGCATCCAGGTTTCCATGGGCCATGCCTGTGGCCAGGAAGGCACGCCTATAGAGGCCATTGTTCAAGGGGCGGACAAGGCCATGTATGCTGAAAAAGCACGCCTTTACCGGGACAAGGAGCGCGACAGGCGTGTGAGCTCAGCCTGA
- a CDS encoding sensor domain-containing diguanylate cyclase — protein MPSIIQRLSQTVSASQNLPSFTRPLLEIMVEVTDLESAYLTTVDEARGIQNVLYSLNTGGMKIPEGLEVPWHDTLCKRSLDEGRTFTDNVGECWGDSDAARQLGIQTYVSTPVRFSNGALFGTLCAASDHSVALAAEAEDLLRLFAKIIAGFAEREQLVRSLQHANEELASLAMLDSLTGLPNRRCVTEELNRLIAHCRRTREWVLVGFVDLDRFKQINDQFGHEAGDALLRAMAEQLRAGLRSSDMLARFGGDEFVMVGAGPLLDEDAEAVIREMQLRLSKASAASLQLADGREIEYAGASVGMVCLIPDDTDVDDALQKADAAMYKVKAARQRLPEVI, from the coding sequence ATGCCATCAATTATTCAACGCCTTTCCCAGACCGTCTCCGCATCTCAGAATCTGCCCAGCTTCACGCGACCTCTGCTGGAAATCATGGTGGAAGTGACTGATCTGGAGTCGGCCTATCTCACCACCGTGGATGAGGCACGTGGTATTCAGAATGTTCTGTACTCCCTCAATACGGGAGGAATGAAGATTCCTGAAGGGTTGGAGGTGCCCTGGCACGACACCTTGTGCAAGCGGTCGCTCGATGAAGGGCGTACCTTTACTGACAATGTCGGCGAGTGCTGGGGCGACTCGGATGCAGCGCGTCAACTGGGTATCCAGACTTATGTGAGCACGCCCGTGCGTTTTTCCAATGGTGCGCTGTTCGGCACTTTGTGTGCAGCCAGCGACCATTCCGTCGCGCTGGCAGCAGAGGCCGAGGATTTGCTGCGCCTGTTTGCCAAGATCATTGCAGGTTTTGCCGAGCGCGAGCAACTGGTGAGATCGCTGCAGCATGCCAACGAGGAGCTGGCCTCGTTGGCCATGCTCGATTCCCTGACTGGATTGCCCAATCGTCGCTGCGTGACCGAGGAGCTAAACCGGCTCATTGCTCATTGCCGCCGCACCCGTGAATGGGTGCTCGTAGGCTTTGTGGATCTTGACCGCTTCAAGCAGATCAATGACCAGTTTGGTCATGAGGCTGGGGATGCGTTGCTGCGTGCCATGGCCGAGCAATTGCGAGCAGGACTGCGCAGCAGTGACATGCTGGCTCGTTTCGGTGGCGATGAATTCGTCATGGTCGGTGCAGGGCCTTTGCTGGATGAAGACGCTGAAGCCGTGATCAGGGAGATGCAGTTGCGACTGAGCAAAGCCTCTGCCGCCAGCTTGCAATTGGCCGACGGACGTGAGATCGAGTACGCAGGAGCCAGCGTGGGCATGGTCTGTTTGATACCCGATGACACCGATGTGGATGATGCTTTGCAGAAAGCCGATGCTGCGATGTACAAAGTGAAAGCCGCAAGGCAGAGACTGCCTGAGGTGATCTGA
- a CDS encoding IS5 family transposase (programmed frameshift) translates to MRYVLTDEQWARMSPLCLGKIGDRGRSGSNNRLFLEAVLWVARTGSPWRDLPPEFGKWNTVFKRFRDWVKADVFQKLFDAVSDQPDMEYVMVDATIVRVHRHGQGAKGGPASQAIGRSRGGLTTKILALTDALGNLIRFVLLPGQRHDLQGVEQLLEGIDLRTLLADKAFDADWLKQHLLAQGCQVVIAQKANRRAPLQIDIEVYKWRHLIENFFCKLKEFKRIAMRSDKTDSSFAAVITLASAVINSR, encoded by the exons ATGCGATACGTTTTGACAGATGAACAATGGGCTCGTATGAGCCCATTGTGTCTAGGGAAGATTGGGGATCGAGGACGCAGTGGCTCCAACAATCGACTGTTCTTGGAAGCAGTGCTTTGGGTTGCGCGTACAGGTAGCCCTTGGCGAGATCTGCCGCCTGAATTTGGCAAGTGGAACACCGTCTTCAAACGGTTTCGCGACTGGGTCAAAGCTGATGTCTTTCAAAAGCTGTTTGACGCGGTCAGCGATCAACCGGACATGGAATACGTGATGGTGGATGCAACGATTGTGCGAGTGCACAGGCATGGACAGGGTGCAAAAGGGGGTC CTGCGAGCCAGGCCATAGGTCGCAGTCGAGGTGGTTTGACCACCAAGATATTGGCGCTGACGGATGCCCTTGGAAACTTGATCCGATTTGTGTTGCTGCCAGGCCAACGGCATGATCTTCAAGGTGTAGAACAGCTGCTCGAAGGCATAGACCTGCGGACATTGCTGGCCGACAAAGCGTTTGACGCAGACTGGCTGAAGCAACACTTGCTGGCACAGGGTTGCCAAGTGGTGATTGCACAAAAGGCCAATCGTCGAGCGCCCTTGCAGATTGATATAGAGGTCTACAAGTGGCGGCACTTGATCGAGAACTTCTTTTGCAAGCTCAAGGAGTTCAAGCGCATTGCAATGCGCAGCGACAAGACAGACAGCAGCTTCGCTGCTGTCATCACGCTGGCATCGGCTGTGATCAATTCACGTTAA
- a CDS encoding ATP-binding protein, with protein MSENQAFRRLKLPGSLGGRLLLFIGMAILMVAVLQGVFAYRNALAQTDTLFDYQMQQTAFALRAGLPVDAKGRPQGTPPEDENNEFIVQVWTNEGLRIFESALGDALPQMAVLGFADVPARGTTYRVFSLQTRSQVIQIAQDMRVRQMLAREAAWRSLLPVVLLLPLLALAVWWVIRRSLTPVQRVRRELALRQPQDLAPVAEHDLPDEMRPLVEELNSLLHRVRQAFEAQQNFVADAAHELRSPLAALQLQLQLLRKATDSAERESAQARLAQGIERARRLVEQLLALARQEARPQTEDAPLADLRVLVEQALADAAPAAQAKGLDMGLSEDPQQQSAFSVAADAEALAVLLRNLLDNAIKYVPAGGRVDVGWLQDEHGRALVVEDSGPGIAPAERQRVLHRFVRGQGAGGMAGGSGLGLAIAQSIAQSSGAQLWLDESPQLGGLRVRVLWPQS; from the coding sequence ATGAGCGAAAACCAAGCATTTCGGCGGTTGAAGCTACCTGGCTCGCTGGGCGGGCGTCTGTTGCTTTTCATCGGCATGGCGATTTTGATGGTGGCCGTGCTGCAAGGGGTGTTTGCCTATCGCAATGCACTGGCGCAGACCGATACGCTGTTCGACTACCAGATGCAGCAGACGGCGTTTGCGCTGCGGGCGGGTCTGCCGGTCGATGCCAAAGGCAGGCCGCAGGGAACGCCGCCCGAAGATGAAAACAACGAGTTCATCGTCCAGGTCTGGACCAATGAGGGACTGAGAATCTTCGAGTCGGCTCTGGGCGATGCCTTGCCCCAGATGGCCGTGCTGGGCTTTGCCGATGTGCCTGCGCGTGGCACGACCTACCGTGTGTTCTCACTGCAGACACGCTCTCAGGTGATTCAGATCGCACAGGACATGCGCGTGCGTCAGATGCTCGCGCGTGAAGCCGCCTGGCGCAGCTTGCTGCCTGTGGTGTTGCTGTTGCCGCTGCTGGCGCTGGCCGTGTGGTGGGTGATTCGCCGTTCACTGACTCCCGTGCAGCGTGTGCGCAGGGAGTTGGCCCTGCGTCAGCCCCAGGATCTGGCACCCGTGGCGGAGCATGATCTGCCGGATGAGATGCGCCCGTTGGTAGAGGAGCTTAACAGCCTGCTGCATCGCGTACGGCAGGCTTTTGAGGCCCAGCAGAATTTCGTGGCAGATGCTGCGCATGAGCTGCGCTCGCCGCTGGCCGCGTTGCAGCTGCAATTGCAGCTGCTGCGCAAAGCGACGGACAGTGCCGAGCGCGAGTCGGCGCAGGCCCGTCTGGCGCAAGGGATCGAGCGCGCCAGGCGACTGGTGGAGCAGTTGCTTGCATTGGCCAGGCAGGAAGCCAGGCCACAGACTGAAGATGCGCCGCTGGCTGACTTGCGCGTGCTGGTCGAGCAGGCCCTGGCTGATGCCGCGCCGGCTGCCCAGGCCAAGGGGCTGGACATGGGCCTGAGTGAAGACCCGCAGCAGCAGTCCGCATTCAGCGTGGCCGCAGACGCCGAGGCACTGGCGGTGTTACTGCGCAATCTGCTGGACAACGCGATCAAATACGTTCCCGCAGGGGGACGAGTCGATGTGGGCTGGTTGCAGGACGAGCACGGACGTGCACTGGTGGTGGAAGACTCGGGCCCCGGCATTGCACCGGCCGAGCGTCAGCGGGTCCTGCATCGTTTTGTGCGCGGTCAGGGGGCTGGTGGCATGGCCGGTGGCAGTGGCCTGGGCCTGGCCATTGCGCAAAGCATTGCACAAAGCAGCGGTGCCCAGCTGTGGCTTGACGAGTCGCCGCAACTGGGCGGTTTGCGTGTCAGGGTCCTGTGGCCTCAGTCCTAG
- a CDS encoding response regulator transcription factor: MRLLLVEDDTMIGQAVLALLRGEGYVVDWVQDGAQADTALHGHQYDLVLLDLGLPKLDGLQVLRQLRARKDATPVLVATARDAVRDRIAGLDAGADDYVVKPYDMDELLARMRALARRAAGHLEAVYEHGGVMLNPNTREASVNGQPVTLSGREWAVLQALLARPGATLSRQQIEDKLYGWGDEVSSNAVEVYIHGLRKKLGAAAVLNVRGLGYMVPRP; this comes from the coding sequence ATGCGTTTACTGCTCGTTGAAGATGACACCATGATCGGCCAGGCCGTGCTGGCGCTGCTGCGCGGTGAGGGCTATGTGGTGGACTGGGTTCAGGATGGAGCCCAGGCCGATACGGCCTTGCATGGCCACCAGTACGATCTGGTGCTGCTCGATTTGGGATTGCCCAAGCTTGATGGCTTGCAGGTGCTGCGTCAATTGCGGGCCCGAAAGGATGCCACGCCTGTGCTGGTTGCCACTGCACGTGATGCTGTGCGTGATCGCATTGCCGGACTGGATGCCGGGGCCGATGACTATGTCGTCAAGCCCTATGACATGGATGAGTTGCTGGCGCGCATGCGTGCGCTTGCGCGCCGTGCGGCCGGACATCTGGAGGCGGTGTACGAACATGGCGGCGTCATGCTGAACCCCAATACTCGCGAGGCCAGCGTGAATGGCCAGCCGGTTACTTTGTCCGGTCGTGAATGGGCAGTGTTGCAGGCATTGCTGGCAAGGCCGGGGGCCACGCTGTCACGTCAGCAAATCGAAGACAAACTCTATGGCTGGGGCGATGAGGTCAGCAGCAATGCGGTGGAGGTCTATATCCACGGGTTGCGGAAGAAGCTCGGCGCTGCAGCGGTGCTCAATGTGCGCGGTCTTGGTTATATGGTGCCCAGGCCATGA
- a CDS encoding ATP-binding cassette domain-containing protein: MNQQHSLQVQGLGASFGQRVVLAEVDFTLPQSGVTALLGPAGTGKSTLLRTLAGLNASNPRFRSWGQVVYADRPLDMPWSANGVQALPGLVQQHARLMRANTLDALIEKARQRDPRAPLEWRHWVSEQLQHYGLAELAQMLDKPTMLLSAVQQRAVAILREAWAKPAVLMIDEPTAELEGYEAFLLLDVIRQIGQQRSVLLITHQQQHAQAAAQQMLLLAGGRIQEAAAMAAFTQRPLSAAGQQFLRTGSCAVPMPGTPLNELADDVLPPPPLPAAALAAIAEFSDLPASAAVVSEVVAPLKLEPVLPASTSVSAPEPALPQPAAVASSGLSPAARYQPRTPNAAVLMEMQPLLAAENAMPASRGPNGFSWLVPGRLAGTPWPGVVHDMDADLRALSRCGITMLITLTEKDFPQDALTRNGLKNFHLPVYDQEPPTVAQMQMLLARMSVALRRGEVLAVHCLAGLGRTGTVLAAWLVREGLTAEEALRRVRLIDAQYVQSEAQEALLYEFENALLQKMA, from the coding sequence TTGAATCAGCAACACAGTCTGCAGGTGCAAGGCCTGGGCGCTTCATTTGGTCAACGTGTGGTTCTGGCTGAAGTGGATTTCACGCTGCCGCAATCAGGCGTAACCGCATTGCTGGGTCCTGCGGGCACGGGCAAGTCCACGCTGCTGCGCACGCTGGCCGGGCTGAATGCGAGCAATCCGCGCTTTCGCAGCTGGGGACAGGTGGTCTATGCCGATCGGCCATTGGACATGCCTTGGAGCGCCAACGGCGTGCAGGCCTTGCCGGGCCTGGTACAGCAGCATGCCCGGCTCATGCGCGCCAACACCTTGGATGCACTGATCGAGAAGGCGCGCCAGAGGGATCCGCGTGCGCCACTGGAGTGGCGCCATTGGGTGAGCGAGCAGCTGCAGCACTATGGACTGGCCGAGCTGGCCCAGATGCTGGACAAGCCCACCATGCTGTTGAGTGCGGTGCAGCAACGCGCCGTGGCCATTTTGCGTGAGGCCTGGGCCAAGCCGGCGGTGTTGATGATCGATGAGCCCACGGCCGAGCTGGAGGGCTATGAGGCATTTTTGCTGCTGGACGTGATCAGGCAGATCGGTCAGCAGCGCAGTGTGCTGCTGATCACGCATCAGCAGCAGCATGCCCAGGCTGCTGCGCAGCAGATGCTGTTGCTCGCAGGCGGGCGTATCCAGGAAGCCGCAGCAATGGCTGCGTTCACTCAGCGGCCGCTCAGTGCCGCCGGTCAGCAATTCCTGCGTACCGGCAGCTGCGCTGTCCCCATGCCGGGTACCCCCTTGAATGAGCTGGCCGACGATGTGCTGCCGCCACCTCCCTTGCCTGCCGCTGCCTTGGCGGCCATTGCCGAATTTTCCGACCTGCCTGCATCTGCGGCGGTCGTGAGTGAGGTCGTGGCTCCCCTCAAACTGGAGCCCGTGCTGCCTGCGTCAACGTCGGTCTCTGCGCCTGAACCTGCTCTGCCGCAACCGGCAGCGGTCGCGTCATCTGGCCTGTCCCCCGCAGCCCGCTATCAGCCTCGCACCCCGAATGCGGCTGTGCTGATGGAAATGCAGCCATTGCTGGCTGCTGAAAATGCCATGCCAGCCAGCCGCGGCCCGAACGGATTTTCCTGGCTGGTGCCAGGGAGGCTGGCAGGTACGCCCTGGCCGGGCGTGGTGCACGACATGGACGCCGACCTCAGAGCTCTGAGCCGTTGCGGTATCACCATGCTGATCACGCTGACGGAAAAGGACTTCCCGCAGGATGCCTTGACCCGCAATGGGCTCAAGAACTTTCACCTGCCGGTCTATGACCAAGAGCCACCGACAGTGGCTCAGATGCAGATGCTGCTGGCACGCATGTCGGTCGCCCTGCGCCGTGGAGAAGTGCTTGCCGTGCACTGCCTTGCTGGATTGGGCCGCACCGGAACCGTGCTTGCCGCCTGGCTGGTGCGCGAGGGCCTGACTGCCGAAGAGGCGCTGCGCCGTGTGCGATTGATTGATGCTCAGTATGTGCAATCCGAGGCGCAGGAAGCGCTTCTTTATGAATTCGAAAACGCACTGCTGCAAAAGATGGCGTGA